A stretch of Triticum aestivum cultivar Chinese Spring chromosome 1D, IWGSC CS RefSeq v2.1, whole genome shotgun sequence DNA encodes these proteins:
- the LOC123183411 gene encoding TATA-binding protein-associated factor BTAF1 isoform X1: protein MAAQSSSRLHRLLTLLDTGSTQATRFAAARQIGEIARTHPQELNALLKKVSQYLRSKNWDTRVAAAQAIGSIAENVKHTSVKDLFAAVEAEKHASGLSDETGDVASALPRPDTTATSELAFGSFDINRVLEFGSPLLSSGGQEFDVANDNGKNPSDRLARQKQNLRRRLGLDVCEQFMDLNDVFKDEDLLAQKNYWGANVQNNGFYSYNSGQNIQHLVASMVPRYPKHSTFRPKRLSARERNMLKRKAKSNAKDHTKSIPEDDEVVLKSSASSNGASSDQAGTYNDASDTVADEDNVEYSDSGRWPFQQFVDQLILDMFDPIWEVRHGTIMALREILTHQGACAGVYFPDLSSPFADLDDKTDSDTLKKPHGIDLNEDIDAEHLEPVLKRHKKEELNPSEIMLEPVVERHMEEEKPNPSELMDIDADKDLVNPDDSKAEAGLSNVLTVSSGEPNSAHVKVEPELQLDNSTDPSKVETSCTSLNSALNSVSNPSSVVHAPDNSKYVKLMKLAKYSCMKNWEFLQDCAIRFLCALSLDRFGDYVSDQVVAPVRETCAQALGAVLKYMHPSLVCHTLNILLQMQRRQEWEVRHGSLLGIKYLVAVRKEMLKDLFEYVLHACKAGLEDPDDDVRAVAAEALIPAAASLVRLNDQLLNSVVMLLWDILLDLDDLSPSTSSVMNLLAEIYSQPEMVPKMLGTAALSEREFDLNKATQMAEQEDKLAYSENPYVLATLTPRLWPFMRHSITSVRRSAIRTLERLLEVCNTRSSAGDASSNFWPTSILGDSLQVAFQNILLESNDEILQSSERAWKLLLQCPEKDLECAAISYFSNWVQLATTPYGSTLDSTKMFMPVALPRGSRSRAAKIRSAKLEHESSRMISFGSTGENTSHEKQFDLSSNVPKIIVGADSDKSVTHTRVLTAMALGLFASKLPVGSWQVVLTPLANDVMSLSGVQRQVASMVIVSWFKDLRGRDLAAVGTLLAFFSSVKEYLLDLLSCSDPAFPTKGSVLPYSELARTYTKMRNEATNLFRTVESCAVFKDYASSLNFNADMLSVDDAINFASKLSLPTEFDLPSDSEKIVLNNIESAKQGLLSTSGYLKCVQNNLHVTVSSLVASAVVWMSGLPSKLNPVILPLMAAIKREQEELLQDKAADALAELIFGCVGRKPGPNDKLTKNLCTLACTDISETPQAAVINSIQVIEDQNLLSIGKRFSNHKSRGHVNSDGEERTKTEGYISRRGSELALKHLCEKFGSSLFEKLPKLWDCLTEFLEPIKIEDDIQKDDPSITQLGRSCEDKDPQSLINNIQVVRSITPHLPEPLRPQLLRLLPCILGCARHSHVAVRLAAARCITSMAKSLTGNVMVVVIENAIPMLSDSSSVCARQGAGMLLSLLVQGLAVELVPYAPFLVVPLLRCMSDPDGSVRQSVTHSFAALVPLLPLAKGVPLPSGLSERLYSSTEDAQFLEQLLDNSQIDDHKLNIHLSVELRRYQQEGINWLAFLRRFKLHGILCDDMGLGKTLQASAIVASDIAESRARNDDKDPKSLIICPSTLVAHWEYEVEKYIDSSIMKPLQYIGSSQDRMTLRAQFDKFNVIITSYDIIRKDIDFLESVIWNYCVLDEGHIIKNSRSKITSAVKQLKAQHRLILSGTPIQNNVLELWSLFDFLMPGFLGTEKQFQSTYGKPLIAAKDSKCSAKDAEAGILAMEALHKQVMPFLLRRTKDEVLSDLPEKIIQDRHCNLSHLQLKLYDKFSSSNVKEEISTIVKADESEPSTSQPKATRHVFQALQYLLKLCSHPLLVIGESPPDYIVEHLKEIGMGTGDELHELHHSPKLVALQEILQECGIGSEISSPDASAAVGQHRVLIFAQHKAFLDIIEKDLFQSHMRSVTYLRLDGSVQTDKRFEIVKTFNSDPTIDVLLLTTHVGGLGLNLTSADTLVFMEHDWNPMKDLQAMDRAHRLGQRKVVNVHRLIMRGTLEEKVMSLQRFKVSVANAVINSENASLKTMNTDQLLDLFTSTPASRKASVLPSSSSATEEESNKGKPGRKGLKSILSGLDELWDQSQYADEYDMNQFLAKLNG, encoded by the exons ATGGCCGCGCAGAGCTCCTCCCGCCTTCACCGCCTCCTCACATTGCTCGACA CCGGTTCGACGCAAGCGACAAGGTTCGCGGCCGCGCGCCAGATCGGAGAAATCGCAAGGACACATCCCCAGGAGCTAAATGCTCTGTTGAAAAAG GTGTCTCAGTACCTTCGTAGTAAGAATTGGGACACGAGGGTTGCTGCAGCTCAGGCGATCGGTTCCATAGCAGAGAATGTCAAGCACACGTCAGTCAAAGATTTGTTTGCAGCCGTGGAAGCAGAAAAACATGCTTCTGGGTTATCTGATGAAACTGGTGATGTTGCGTCAGCATTGCCACGCCCTGATACTACTGCAACATCTGAGCTTGCTTTTGGAAG CTTTGATATAAACAGGGTACTGGAATTTGGGTCTCCTTTGTTGTCATCGGGTGGACAG GAATTCGATGTTGCTAACGATAATGGCAAGAATCCATCAGACCGCTTAGCTCGCCAAAAGCAAAATCTTCGGCGGCGTTTAG GTCTCGATGTGTGCGAGCAGTTTATGGATCTCAATGATGTTTTCAAAGATGAGGATCTTCTTGCCCAAAAGAATTATTGGGGTGCAAATGTCCAAAACAATGGATTTTATTCGTATAATAGTGGTCAGAATATTCAGCACTTGGTTGCCTCCATGGTTCCTAGGTATCCAAAACATTCTACTTTTCGACCTAAGCGGCTAAGTGCCAGGGAACGTAATATGCTGAAGCGTAAAGCAAAGAGCAATGCAAAGGATCATACAAAGTCTATACCGGAGGATGACGAGGTTGTGCTAAAAAGTTCTGCATCGTCCAACGGAGCTTCTTCTGACCAAGCTGGCACATATAAT GATGCTTCTGACACAGTTGCAGATGAAGACAATGTGGAGTATAGTGACAGTGGGAGATGGCCTTTTCAACAGTTTGTTGATCAGCTTATTCTTGACATGTTTGACCCTA TTTGGGAAGTTCGCCATGGCACCATTATGGCTTTGAGGGAAATTTTGACGCATCAAGGTGCTTGTGCTGGAGTATATTTCCCTGATCTGAGCTCACCTTTTGCTGATCTGGATGATAAAACCGATTCTGACACCCTGAAAAAGCCTCATGGTATTGATCTTAATGAAGACATTGATGCGGAACATCTTGAACCGGTTTTGAAGAGGCATAAGAAAGAAGAGCTAAATCCTTCTGAGATTATGCTTGAACCAGTTGTGGAGAGACATATGGAAGAGGAGAAGCCAAATCCTTCTGAGCTTATGGACATTGACGCGGATAAGGATCTGGTCAATCCTGATGATTCCAAAGCCGAGGCAGGTTTGAGTAATGTGCTCACTGTATCGAGTGGTGAACCTAATTCTGCTCATGTAAAGGTCGAGCCAGAGTTGCAGCTTGATAATTCAACTGATCCGTCTAAAGTGGAAACATCATGTACATCACTCAACAGTGCACTCAACTCGGTATCAAATCCAAGTTCTGTTGTACATGCTCCTGACAATTCAAAATATGTGAAACTGATGAAATTGGCCAAGTACTCGTGTATGAAGAATTGGGAGTTTCTTCAAGATTGTGCAATTCGTTTCCTTTGTGCACTCTCACTGGACCG CTTTGGTGATTATGTATCTGATCAAGTGGTTGCCCCTGTCCGTGAAACTTGCGCTCAAGCTCTTGGTGCTGTTCTGAAGTACATGCATCCTTCTTTAGTGTGCCATACACTAAATATCTTGCTGCAAATGCAG CGCAGGCAAGAGTGGGAAGTTCGTCATGGGAGCCTCCTTGGAATTAAATACCTGGTTGCGGTTCGCAAG GAAATGCTTAAAGATCTGTTTGAGTATGTCCTTCATGCTTGTAAAGCTGGTCTGGAAGATCCGGATGATGATGTCCGTGCTGTAGCTGCAGAGGCCCTGATCCCGGCTGCTGCTTCTTTAGTTAGACTAAATGATCAATTGCTGAATTCAGTTGTGATGTTGTTATGGGATATATTGCTTGACCTTGATGACCTAAGCCCATCTACAAGCAG TGTAATGAATTTGTTAGCTGAGATATATTCGCAACCAGAGATGGTTCCAAAGATGCTTGGCACGGCAGCCTTAAGCGAGAGAGAATTTGATCTAAACAAAGCTACTCAGATGGCTGAGCAAGAAGACAAGTTGGCATACAGCGAGAACCCTTATGTTTTAGCCACACTGACACCCCGTTTGTGGCCTTTTATGAGACACAGTATTACATCAGTCCGGCGTTCTGCTATACGAACATTG GAGAGGCTTCTTGAGGTTTGCAACACCAGGAGTTCAGCTGGAGACGCCTCATCTAATTTCTGGCCTACATCCATATTAGGTGATTCACTGCAGGTTGCCTTCCAGAATATACTTTTGGAGTCGAATGACGAGATTCTTCAATCTTCTGAAAGGGCTTGGAAACTTCTACTTCAG TGCCCTGAGAAAGACCTTGAGTGTGCTGCAATATCATATTTTAGTAATTGGGTGCAACTTGCTACGACTCCGTATGGCTCAACATTGGATTCTACAAAAATGTTTATGCCAGTTGCCCTTCCCCGAGGAAGCCGTTCAAGAGCTGCAAAGATAAGATCTGCAAAGCTAGAACATGAAAGTTCAAGAATGATATCTTTTGGTTCTACAGGAGAAAATACTTCACACGAGAAGCAATTCGATCTTTCTTCAAATGTTCCAAAGATAATCGTGGGGGCCGATTCTGACAAATCTGTTACCCATACACGAGTGCTAACAGCAATGGCCCTTGGGCTTTTCGCCTCAAAGTTGCCAGTTGGCTCGTGGCAAGTTGTTCTTACTCCACTTGCTAATGATGTCATGTCTCTCTCAGGAGTCCAGAGACAG GTGGCTTCTATGGTTATTGTTTCTTGGTTTAAAGATCTCAGAGGAAGAGATCTCGCTGCAGTGGGCACATTGCtagctttcttctcctctgtgAAAGAGTATCTTTTGGACTTGCTGTCTTGCTCTGATCCGGCATTTCCAACAAAAGGCTCTGTGCTTCCCTATTCTGAACTTGCAAGAACATACACAAAGATGCGCAATGAAGCCACTAATTTATTCCGCACAGTAGAGTCTTGTGCTGTTTTCAAAGATTATGCCAGCAGCTTAAATTTTAACGCTGACATGCTGAGCGTTGATGATGCTATTAATTTTGCTTCAAAGCTGTCGTTACCCACTGAGTTTGATCTCCCTTCGGACAGTGAGAAAATTGTCCTGAATAACATAGAGTCAGCTAAACAAGGCCTGTTGTCCACATCAGGCTACTTGAAGTGTGTTCAG AACAATTTGCACGTCACTGTCTCTTCTTTAGTGGCTTCTGCTGTTGTCTGGATGTCGGGGTTACCAAGCAAGTTGAATCCAGTCATTTTACCTTTAATGGCTGCAATAAAAAGAGAACAG GAGGAACTACTTCAAGACAAAGCTGCAGATGCACTTGCGGAGCTCATTTTTGGTTGTGTTGGTCGGAAGCCAGGCCCCAATGACAAGCTTACAAAGAACCTCTGCACCTTAGCATGCACTGATATCAGCGAGACACCTCAAGCTGCTGTTATCAATTCAATACAGGTTATCGAGGACCAAAATTTGTTGTCAATCGGGAAGCGTTTTAGCAACCACAAATCCAGGGGTCATGTGAATTCTGATGGTGAAGAAAGAACAAAAACGGAAGGTTATATAAGTCGTCGTGGATCAGAGTTGGCTTTAAAGCATCTCTGTGAGAAATTTGGATCATCATTATTCGAAAAACTTCCCAAGTTGTGGGATTGCCTTACCGAGTTTCTTGAACCTATTAAGATCGAAGATGACATTCAGAAAGATGATCCAAGTATCACACAACTAGGCAGGTCTTGTGAGGATAAGGACCCACAGTCCCTCATAAATAACATCCAG GTTGTTCGTTCAATTACACCTCACCTGCCTGAGCCCTTGAGGCCTCAGCTGTTAAGGCTCCTTCCCTGTATTCTTGGGTGCGCGCGTCATTCTCATGTGGCTGTTAGGTTAGCTGCTGCCAGGTGTATCACGTCAATGGCGAAGTCACTGACCGGTAATGTGATGGTAGTTGTCATAGAAAATGCCATTCCAATGTTGTCGGATTCATCTTCTGTGTGTGCAAGACAAGGAGCTGGGATGCTTTTGAGCCTTCTTGTTCAGGGTTTGGCTGTGGAGTTGGTTCCTTATGCTCCTTTCCTTGTTGTACCTCTTCTGAGGTGCATGAGCGACCCTGATGGATCTGTTAGGCAGTCTGTCACTCACAGTTTCGCTGCTTTGGTCCCTTTACTGCCATTAGCGAAGGGAGTTCCGCTACCAAGTGGACTAAGTGAGCGCTTATATAGCAGCACAGAAGATGCGCAGTTTCTGGAACAACTCCTTGACAACTCTCAAATCGATGATCACAAGCTCAACATTCATCTCAGTGTTGAGTTGCGCAG GTACCAGCAAGAAGGAATCAACTGGTTAGCATTCCTTAGACGGTTTAAGTTACATGGAATTTTATGTGATGACATGGGGCTTGGCAAGACACTCCAGGCGTCTGCTATCGTAGCAAGTGATATTGCCGAGTCCCGTGCACGGAATGATGACAAAgatccaaaatctttgattatctgtCCTTCTACATTAGTAGCACACTGGGAATACGAAGTGGAGAAATACATAGACAGCTCTATCATGAAACCTCTTCAGTACATTGGCTCGTCACAAGACAGGATGACGCTCCGTGCTCAATTCGATAAATTCAATGTCATCATAACATCGTATGATATTATACGCAAGGATATCGATTTTCTCGAGAGTGTCATTTGGAACTATTGTGTTCTGGATGAAGGGCACATAATAAAGAACTCAAGATCTAAAATAACGTCTGCTGTGAAGCAGTTGAAAGCACAGCACCGTCTTATCTTGAGTGGAACTCCTATTCAG AACAATGTATTGGAATTGTGGTCGCTATTTGACTTCCTTATGCCAGGGTTTCTTGGAACAGAAAAACAG TTCCAATCTACATATGGGAAACCACTGATAGCAGCTAAAGATTCCAAATGTTCAGCAAAGGATGCTGAAGCAGGCATTCTTGCAATGGAGGCACTTCACAAACAG GTCATGCCATTTCTACTCAGAAGAACCAAGGATGAAGTCTTATCGGATCTTCCAGAGAAGATTATCCAGGACAGACATTGCAATCTCAGCCATTTACAGCTGAAACTTTATGACAAGTTCTCCAGCTCCAACGTGAAAGAAGAGATTTCAACTATAGTAAAAGCAGATGAATCAGAGCCATCCACCTCTCAACCAAAGGCAACTCGCCATGTGTTCCAG GCACTACAATACCTGTTGAAGCTCTGCAGCCATCCTTTACTTGTAATTGGGGAAAGCCCACCTGACTATATTGTGGAGCATCTAAAGGAAATAGGTATGGGAACTGGTGATGAACTGCATGAGCTGCACCACTCTCCTAAGCTTGTTGCTCTTCAAGAGATATTGCAAGAGTGTGGTATAGGATCAGAAATATCTAGTCCTGATGCTTCTGCAGCTGTTGGGCAACACAGAGTTTTGATTTTTGCTCAACATAAG GCTTTCCTTGACATTATTGAGAAGGACCTGTTTCAGTCCCATATGAGAAG CGTCACCTATTTGCGGCTTGATGGCTCTGTTCAAACGGACAAGAGATTTGAAATTGTCAAAACGTTCAATTCGGACCCAACCATCGATGTGCTTCTACTAACGACTCATG TTGGTGGTCTGGGCTTGAATTTGACGTCTGCTGACACTTTGGTCTTCATGGAACATGATTGGAACCCAATGAAGGATCTTCAG GCGATGGACAGAGCACATCGTCTGGGCCAAAGGAAAGTTGTGAATGTGCACCGTCTCATCATGCGCGGCACCCTGGAGGAGAAAGTGATGAGTCTCCAGCGGTTCAAGGTGTCGGTCGCCAACGCGGTCATAAACTCTGAGAACGCTAGCCTGAAGACCATGAACACTGACCAGCTACTCGATTTGTTCACTTCGACCCCTGCTTCCAGAAAG GCGTCGGTTCTCCCAAGCAGTTCGAGCGCCACGGAAGAAGAGAGCAACAAGGGGAAACCGGGTCGCAAGGGCCTCAAGTCAATCCTGAGTGGGCTGGACGAGCTGTGGGACCAGTCGCAGTACGCGGACGAGTATGATATGAACCAGTTCTTGGCGAAGCTCAACGGGTGA